From a region of the Streptomyces sp. NBC_00193 genome:
- a CDS encoding diaminobutyrate--2-oxoglutarate transaminase family protein produces the protein MLRRQAQRESAARTYARSLPIVPVRARGLTIEGADGRRYLDCLSGAGTLALGHNHPVVLEAIRGVLDSGAPLHVLDLATPVKDAFTTELFANLPAELAADARIQFCGPAGTDAVEAALTLVRTATGRSGLLAFTGAYHGMTAGALAASGGAPDVQVTRLPYPQDRRCPFGVGGAEGAELSARWTRNLLDDPKSGVPAPAGMIVEPVQGEGGVHPAPDAWLRSMREITAERGIPLIADEVQTGVGRTGAFWGVDHAGVVPDVMVLSKAIGGSLPLAVIVYRAELDQWAPGAHAGTFRGNQLAMAAGTATLAYVRENGLAERARILGARMLAALRGLIPANPCVADVRGRGLMIGVELADPDTGEASPDLAVAVRQACLDRGLIVELGGRHSSVVRLLPPLTLTDEQAAAVLDRLADAIPAATRR, from the coding sequence ATCCTGCGCAGGCAAGCCCAACGGGAGTCCGCGGCAAGGACGTACGCGCGCTCCCTGCCCATCGTGCCCGTGCGCGCACGGGGGTTGACCATCGAGGGGGCGGACGGGCGCCGCTACCTCGACTGCCTCTCCGGCGCCGGAACCCTCGCCCTGGGCCACAACCACCCGGTGGTGCTCGAAGCCATCCGCGGGGTCCTCGACTCGGGGGCCCCGCTGCACGTGCTGGATCTCGCGACTCCGGTCAAGGACGCCTTCACCACCGAACTCTTCGCCAACCTCCCGGCGGAGCTGGCCGCGGACGCCCGCATCCAGTTCTGCGGCCCGGCCGGGACGGACGCGGTGGAGGCCGCCCTCACCCTCGTCCGCACCGCGACCGGCCGGTCGGGGCTGCTCGCCTTCACGGGGGCCTACCACGGCATGACGGCGGGGGCGCTGGCCGCCTCCGGCGGGGCCCCGGACGTACAGGTGACCCGGCTGCCGTATCCGCAGGACCGCCGCTGCCCGTTCGGAGTCGGCGGGGCCGAGGGGGCGGAGCTGTCGGCCCGTTGGACGCGGAACCTGCTGGACGACCCGAAGAGCGGGGTGCCCGCGCCAGCCGGGATGATCGTCGAACCCGTCCAGGGAGAGGGCGGGGTCCACCCCGCCCCCGACGCCTGGCTGCGCAGCATGCGGGAGATCACGGCGGAGCGGGGGATCCCGCTGATCGCCGACGAGGTCCAGACCGGGGTCGGCCGCACCGGGGCCTTCTGGGGGGTCGACCACGCGGGGGTCGTCCCCGACGTGATGGTGCTCTCGAAAGCCATCGGGGGCAGCCTGCCGCTCGCGGTGATCGTGTACCGGGCGGAGTTGGACCAGTGGGCACCCGGCGCCCACGCCGGCACCTTCCGCGGCAACCAGCTCGCCATGGCGGCGGGCACCGCGACGCTGGCCTACGTCCGGGAGAACGGTCTCGCGGAGCGCGCGCGGATCCTGGGCGCGCGCATGCTCGCCGCCCTGCGAGGCTTGATCCCGGCGAACCCGTGCGTGGCGGACGTACGGGGCCGCGGGCTGATGATCGGCGTCGAACTGGCCGACCCCGACACCGGGGAAGCCTCGCCCGACCTCGCCGTGGCCGTCCGCCAGGCCTGCCTGGACCGCGGCCTGATCGTCGAACTCGGTGGCCGCCACTCCAGCGTCGTCCGCCTCCTCCCTCCCCTCACCCTGACCGACGAACAGGCCGCGGCCGTCCTCGACCGCCTCGCCGACGCCATCCCCGCCGCCACCCGCCGCTAA